From the genome of Chlorocebus sabaeus isolate Y175 chromosome 2, mChlSab1.0.hap1, whole genome shotgun sequence, one region includes:
- the NRSN2 gene encoding neurensin-2 has product MMPSCNRSCSCSRGPNVEDGKWYGVRSYLHLFYEDCAGTALSDDPEGPLVLCSHRPWPSLCWKISLSSGTLLLLLGVAALTTGYAVPPKLEGIGEGEFLVLDQRAADYNQALGTCRLAGTALCVAAGVLLAVCLFWAMTGWLSQDTKAEPLDPEADSHVEVFGDEPEQQLSPIFRNASGQPWFSPPASPFGQSSVQTIQPKRDS; this is encoded by the exons ATGATGCCGAGTTGCAATCGTTCCTGCAGCTGCAGCCGCGGCCCCAACGTGGAGGATGGCAAGTGGTATGGGGTCCGCTCCTACCTGCACCTCTTCTATGAGGACTGTGCAGGCACTGCTCTCAGCGATGACCCTGAGGGACCTCTGGTCCTGTGCTCCCACCGGCCCTGGCCCTCACTGTGTTGGAAG ATCAGCCTGTCCTCGGGGACCCTGCTTCTGctgctgggtgtggcggctctgACCACCGGCTATGCAGTGCCCCCCAAGCTGGAGGGCATCGGTGAGGGGGAGTTCCTGGTGTTGGATCAGCGGGCAGCCGACTACAACCAGGCCCTGGGCACCTGTCGCCTGGCAGGCACAGCACTCTGTGTGGCGGCTGGAGTTCTGCTCGCCGTCTGCCTCTTCTGGGCCATGACAGGCTGGCTGAGCCAGGACACCAAGGCAGAGCCCTTGGACCCCGAAGCCGACAGCCACGTGGAGGTCTTCGGGGATGAGCCAGAGCAGCAGCTGTCCCCCATCTTCCGCAATGCCAGTGGCCAGCCATGGTTTTCGCCACCCGCCAGCCCCTTTGGGCAATCTTCTGTGCAGACTATCCAGCCCAAGAGGGACTCCTGA